One part of the Solanum dulcamara chromosome 3, daSolDulc1.2, whole genome shotgun sequence genome encodes these proteins:
- the LOC129883024 gene encoding proteasome subunit beta type-2-B has product MECVFGMVGNGFSLVVADSSAVHSILVHKSNEDKIMILDSHKLMGASGEAGDRAQFTEYVQKNVALYQFRNGIPLTTAAAANFTRGELATALRKNPYMVNIILAGYDKETGPSLYYIDYIATLHKVDKTAFGYGSYFSLAMMDRHYRKDMTVEEAVDLADKCIMEIRSRLVVAPPNFVIKIVDKDGAREYAWRESVKDAPVSNI; this is encoded by the exons atggagtGTGTATTCGGAATGGTCGGAAACGGTTTCTCACTGGTGGTGGCGGACTCATCCGCCGTACACAGTATACTGGTTCACAAATCCAATGAAGACAAAATCATGATTCTCGATTCTCACAAACTCATGGGAGCAAGCGGTGAAGCCGGAGACAG AGCTCAGTTCACGGAGTATGTGCAGAAAAATGTGGCTTTGTATCAGTTCCGTAATGGTATTCCGTTGACTACGGCTGCTGCGGCTAATTTTACAAGAGGCGAGCTTGCTACTGCTTTGCGTAAG aatCCATACATGGTGAACATTATCCTGGCTGGATATGACAAGGAGACAGGCCCTTCTCTATATTACATAGATTATATTGCTACTCTACACAAGGTGGATAAGACAGCATTTGGTTATGGCTCCTATTTCTCTCTCGCCATGATGGATAGGCACTACCGGAAGGACATGACAGTTGAAGAAGCTGTTGATTTGGCAGATAAGTGCATCATGGAGATCCGATCTAGGCTGGTTGTTGCCCCACCAAACTTTGTGATTAAAATTGTTGACAAGGATGGAGCTAGGGAATATGCTTGGCGCGAGTCTGTCAAAGATGCCCCGGTTTCCAACATCTGA